The Equus caballus isolate H_3958 breed thoroughbred chromosome 13, TB-T2T, whole genome shotgun sequence genome includes a window with the following:
- the ZNF713 gene encoding small ribosomal subunit protein uS17m isoform X6 codes for MSIARSSVHAKWIVGKVIGTAMQKTAKVRVTRLVLDPYLLKYFNKRKTYFAHDALQQCTVGDIVLLKALPVPRTKHVKHELAEIIFKVGQVIDPVTGKPCAGTAYLESPVSLETTHLTKNLE; via the exons ATGTCAATAGCCCGTTCATCTGTCCATGCCAAATGGATTGTGGGGAAGGTGATTGGGACAGCAATGCAAAAAACTGCTAAAGTGAGAGTGACCAGGCTTGTTCTGGATCCGTATTTATTAAAG TATTTTAATAAGCGAAAAACCTATTTTGCTCACGATGCTCTTCAGCAGTGCACAGTTGGGGATATCGTGCTTCTCAAAGCTTTACCTGTCCCACGAACGAAGCATGTGAAACATGAACTGGCTGAGATCATTTTCAAAGTTGGACAAGTCATAGATCCAGTGACTGGAAAACCCTGTGCAGGAACCGCCTACCTGGAGAGTCCAGTCAGTTTGGAAACCACCCACCTCACCAAAAATCTGGAATAA
- the NIPSNAP2 gene encoding protein NipSnap homolog 2 isoform X1, with protein MAARVLYAHGAAAAGGLLRRAAPCNLLPGLRRLTSSDNRPREDSWLKSLFVRKVDPRKDAHSNLLAKKETSSLYKLQFHNVKPECLDAYNKICQEVLPKVHEDKHYPCTLVGTWNTWYGEQDQAVHLWRYEGGYPALTEVMNKLRENQEFVEFRKARSNMLLSRKNQLLLEFSFWNEPVPRSGPNIYELRSYQLRPGTMIEWGNYWARAIRFRQDSNEAVGGFFSQIGQLYMVHHLWAYKDLQIREDIRNAAWHKHGWEELVYYTVPLIQEMESRIMIPLKTSPLQ; from the exons ATGGCGGCGCGAGTGCTGTACGCCCACGGAGCGGCCGCGGCCGGCGGCCTCCTGCGGCGGGCCGCCCCCTGCAACCTCCTGCCCGGGCTCCG GAGATTGACATCTTCTGACAACAGACCTCGAGAAGACAGCTGGTTAAAATCCTTATTTGTCCGGAAAGTTGATccaagaaaagatgctcactcTAATCTCCTAGCCAAAAAGGAAACAAGCAGTCTATACAAATTACAGT ttCACAATGTTAAACCGGAATGCCTAGACGCATACAACAAAATTTG tCAAGAGGTGTTGCCAAAGGTTCATGAAGATAAACATTACCCTTGTACTCTGGTGGGGACTTGGAACACGTGGTATGGCGAGCAGGATCAAGCTG tcCACCTCTGGAGGTATGAAGGAGGCTATCCAGCCCTCACGGAGGTCATGAATAAACTCAGAGAAAATCAG GAATTTGTGGAATTCCGTAAGGCCAGAAGCAACATGCTTCTCTCTAGGAAGAATCAGCTGCTATTGGAGTTCAGTTTCTGGAATGAGCCTGTCCCACGGTCAGGACCTAATATTTATGAACTCAGATCTTACCAACTCCGA CCAGGAACTATGATTGAATGGGGCAATTATTG GGCTCGTGCAATTCGCTTCCGACAGGACAGTAATGAGGCAGTTGGAGGATTCTTCTCTCAGATTGGGCAGCTATATATGGTGCATCATCTTTGGG CTTACAAGGATCTTCAGATCAGGGAAGATATACGAAATGCAGCATGGCATAAACATGGCTGGGAAGAACTGGTGTATTATACAG TCCCACTTATTCAAGAAATGGAATCCAGAATCATGATCCCACTGAAGACCTCGCCCCTCCAATAA
- the NIPSNAP2 gene encoding protein NipSnap homolog 2 isoform X2 produces the protein MAARVLYAHGAAAAGGLLRRAAPCNLLPGLRRLTSSDNRPREDSWLKSLFVRKVDPRKDAHSNLLAKKETSSLYKLQFKRCCQRFMKINITLVLWWGLGTRGMASRIKLEFVEFRKARSNMLLSRKNQLLLEFSFWNEPVPRSGPNIYELRSYQLRPGTMIEWGNYWARAIRFRQDSNEAVGGFFSQIGQLYMVHHLWAYKDLQIREDIRNAAWHKHGWEELVYYTVPLIQEMESRIMIPLKTSPLQ, from the exons ATGGCGGCGCGAGTGCTGTACGCCCACGGAGCGGCCGCGGCCGGCGGCCTCCTGCGGCGGGCCGCCCCCTGCAACCTCCTGCCCGGGCTCCG GAGATTGACATCTTCTGACAACAGACCTCGAGAAGACAGCTGGTTAAAATCCTTATTTGTCCGGAAAGTTGATccaagaaaagatgctcactcTAATCTCCTAGCCAAAAAGGAAACAAGCAGTCTATACAAATTACAGT tCAAGAGGTGTTGCCAAAGGTTCATGAAGATAAACATTACCCTTGTACTCTGGTGGGGACTTGGAACACGTGGTATGGCGAGCAGGATCAAGCTG GAATTTGTGGAATTCCGTAAGGCCAGAAGCAACATGCTTCTCTCTAGGAAGAATCAGCTGCTATTGGAGTTCAGTTTCTGGAATGAGCCTGTCCCACGGTCAGGACCTAATATTTATGAACTCAGATCTTACCAACTCCGA CCAGGAACTATGATTGAATGGGGCAATTATTG GGCTCGTGCAATTCGCTTCCGACAGGACAGTAATGAGGCAGTTGGAGGATTCTTCTCTCAGATTGGGCAGCTATATATGGTGCATCATCTTTGGG CTTACAAGGATCTTCAGATCAGGGAAGATATACGAAATGCAGCATGGCATAAACATGGCTGGGAAGAACTGGTGTATTATACAG TCCCACTTATTCAAGAAATGGAATCCAGAATCATGATCCCACTGAAGACCTCGCCCCTCCAATAA